A single region of the Pontibacter kalidii genome encodes:
- a CDS encoding 3'-5' exonuclease, whose translation MKLHLKRPIVFFDLETTGTDIGKDRIVELSALKVMPNGEEILKTRRIHPTIPIPLESSLIHKIYDEDVADCPTFKQVAHDLSKFLEGCDLGGYNILRFDIPLLAEEFLRCDIDFDIENRNIVDACRIFHQMEQRTLSAAYRFYCDKSLDNAHSAEADTVATYEILKAQLERYQETPYETSEGITEYPVQNDMGALHKFTFQKTADLSGRIVYNNSGQEVFNFGKYKNVPVEEVLQKEPSYYDWMMKSEFPLYTKKILTRIRLRGMKVS comes from the coding sequence ATGAAACTACACCTCAAGCGCCCCATCGTATTCTTCGACTTGGAAACCACCGGCACCGACATCGGCAAAGACCGTATCGTGGAGCTGAGTGCCCTGAAGGTAATGCCCAACGGAGAGGAGATCCTGAAAACGCGCCGCATCCACCCTACCATCCCCATTCCACTGGAGTCGAGCCTGATCCACAAGATCTATGACGAGGACGTGGCCGACTGCCCTACCTTTAAGCAGGTAGCCCACGACCTAAGTAAGTTCCTGGAAGGGTGTGATTTGGGCGGCTATAACATCCTGCGCTTCGACATTCCGCTGCTGGCCGAGGAGTTCCTGCGCTGCGATATTGACTTTGACATCGAGAACCGTAACATCGTGGACGCCTGCCGCATTTTCCACCAGATGGAGCAGCGCACGCTGTCTGCGGCCTACAGGTTCTACTGCGACAAATCTTTGGATAACGCCCACAGCGCCGAGGCCGACACCGTGGCCACCTACGAGATACTGAAGGCCCAGCTCGAACGCTACCAGGAAACGCCTTACGAGACATCGGAAGGCATCACCGAGTACCCGGTGCAGAACGACATGGGCGCCCTGCACAAGTTCACGTTCCAGAAGACCGCTGACCTTTCGGGCCGCATTGTGTATAACAATTCCGGGCAGGAGGTTTTCAATTTCGGCAAGTATAAAAACGTGCCGGTGGAGGAAGTGCTGCAGAAAGAACCAAGCTACTACGACTGGATGATGAAAAGCGAGTTCCCGCTCTACACCAAGAAGATCCTGACCCGCATCAGATTGCGCGGCATGAAGGTATCTTAG
- a CDS encoding M48 family metallopeptidase, with amino-acid sequence MYKKIIVFTVAVVTFVACTTVPITGRRQLNLVSDAQMQSLSYDAYNQFLKENKLSRDAQATAMVKRAGQRIQRAVEQYMAANGLSSELQGFAWEHNLIEDEQVNAWAMAGGKTVVYTGILPVAQNETGLAVIMGHEIAHAIAKHGNERMSQQLAQQFGGQTLSALAGAQPGTAQNLVMAVYGAGSQLGLLKYGRTQESEADRLGLIFMAMAGYNPEEAVSFWKRMEAKSGGQAPPEFLSTHPSAGTRQADLQKHMPEALKYYKR; translated from the coding sequence GGGCCGCCGACAGCTTAACCTGGTGTCTGACGCGCAGATGCAATCGCTGAGCTACGATGCCTACAATCAATTCCTGAAGGAGAACAAGCTCTCGCGCGATGCCCAGGCCACGGCCATGGTGAAGCGTGCCGGCCAGCGCATACAGCGGGCGGTGGAGCAGTACATGGCAGCCAACGGCCTGTCCAGTGAGCTGCAGGGTTTTGCCTGGGAGCATAACCTGATCGAGGATGAGCAGGTGAACGCATGGGCGATGGCAGGCGGTAAAACAGTAGTATACACCGGTATACTTCCGGTGGCGCAGAACGAGACAGGCCTTGCCGTGATCATGGGCCACGAAATTGCCCACGCCATAGCCAAGCATGGCAATGAGCGCATGAGCCAGCAACTGGCGCAGCAGTTCGGTGGACAGACGCTGTCGGCACTGGCTGGTGCGCAGCCGGGTACGGCGCAAAATCTGGTGATGGCGGTGTATGGTGCCGGCTCCCAGTTGGGCCTGCTAAAGTATGGCCGCACGCAGGAATCGGAGGCTGACAGGCTGGGCCTAATTTTTATGGCGATGGCTGGATATAATCCAGAAGAAGCTGTATCTTTCTGGAAGCGTATGGAAGCCAAAAGCGGTGGTCAGGCCCCGCCGGAGTTCCTTTCCACGCACCCTAGCGCCGGTACCAGACAGGCAGATCTGCAGAAGCACATGCCTGAGGCGCTCAAATACTACAAGCGCTAA